The genome window GCGACCGGCTCGGGGGGCGGGCCGCGGTAACGGATCAGTTGTAGAAGTTCTTCGGCCAGCGGTGCTTGGCCAGAAGCGTGAGTTGCCCGTCGGTCAGTGGCGGTGTCTCGGCGACCGCCGCGTTGCGTTCCACGTTCGCCAGTGACCGCATCCCGACGATGACCGTGGAGACCGCCTGTCCGGCGAGCGCGAACCGCAGGGCGACGGACGGCAGCTCGTCGACACCGATCCCCAGGTCGGCCAGAAGGGCGTCCACGCGCCTCTCGACCAGGGCGGCCCGGTCGTCCCTGAAGTACCAGTTGCGCCAGTCGCCCTCGGGGAAGGTGACGCCCGTACGGATCGAGCCCGTGAGGGCGCCTTCGTCGAGTGCGACCCGGCCGATCACACCGACGCCGTACTCCGCGCAGGCCGGCAACAGGGCCTCGGACGGGGCCTGTTCGAAGATGTTGTAGATGACCTGGACGGCGTCCAGCACTCCGGTGCGCAGTACCGTGAGCACGTTCTCGGGCTGGTGGTCCTTGACGGAGATCCCGAAGAACCTGATCTTGCCTTCCTCTTTGAGGGCGCCCACCGTCTCCAGCCAGTCGCCGCGGCCGGTCCACTCGTCCTCCCAGGTGTGCAGCTGGAGCAGGTCGACGTGGTCGCGGCCCAGTTCCCGCAGACTGGTCTCCAGGCCCTCGCGCAGATGCGCGCCGGGGAACACCTCCATGACGTCGAGTCCGCTGGGCGCCAGGGAGACCGGGATCTTGGGCCCGACCTTCGTCGCCACGTACACACCGTCACCGCCGCCGGGGAGTTCCCGGAGGGCACGGCCCACGACACGCTCGCTTCGGTCGTAGGCCCTGGCGGTGTCGATGAGGTTGACGCCCAGGTCGAGGGCACGGTGCAGGGCGCGCACGGCGGAGTCGTCGTCGGCGCCGACCCACGCCCCCTGACCCAACCCCCAAGCCCCGAAGCCGATTTCGGAGACGGTCAGTCCGGTACGGCCGAGTTCGCGATAACGCATGTGCTGTTCAGACTCCTTCGCATTGTCAGGCAGTGGCACCGGGCACAGGGCCCAGATCGAGTCGGACGGGCTCGTCGCGGTCGCAGTGCAGCCTGCCGTCGACGGCCCTCGGATAAAGTGCGCTCCTCAATTGAACAGGGAGGCTGTTCGGGGTGCGCGGGCAAGAGAAGTGAGCCGGTCGCGCGCCAGGCTCGGAGGGCGTTCCCGCGGTGGCGCCCGGGCCGAGAGGTAGCCGGCGGCGCGCGTCCCGCGCCTTCCGGCCAGGTCGCACCTGTGTCGGGGAGGCGGACCAGGCGCGCGCTCGCCGAGGGCAACCGCATCTGCATCGCGCTGCCGCTGGCCGCCATCGGCGTGCGAGTCGAGGGTGGCGCCACAGCGCTCCACCTCGGCGGCGAACTCCTCGGCGCAGTGCCGACGGGGGAGGGCACTTGGCTCGGGCGGGCCCTCATCTCCATCGGCGCGCTGGAGATGAGTGCCCGCGACGGCCCGTCCGGCCTGCCGGTATCCGATGAACAGGGGACGGACCTGAGTCCGTCGATACTCGCCGATCGACGCAGCGTCCGGATCGGCGACCGGTACTCAGCCGTGCGCGATGAGGGCTATCCGGCCGCCAGCGGTGTGACGGCGATCTGGTCGATCACCGGCGCGTACGAGGATCGCTGGCCGTGCTCGTTGTAGGTGTCGCCGTCGAAGTCCGGCAGTTCCTCCGCAGTGAAGGTGAGGCGGTTCGTGCCCTTCTTGAGGGTGACCCGGATGGTCAGGCCCTGGAAGCTGTTGAAGTGGAAGGTCGTCGGGAACAGGATCCTGCGGGCCGGTCCGCCGTTGACCGAGAGGTCGGCGTGCCGGGCGATGGGGTCGGGGTTGTAGTGGGTGGACGGCGCCTGTTCGCCGTTGGAGTAGCGGATGGTCAGGGCGTGCCGACCGGCGCGCTCGGCGGTGACGTCGAGGGTGAGGGCGTTGGCCCTTGCGGCGCCGATGTCAGTGACCGCCTTGCCGCCGGCGGCGAAGGGGTATGCGGTGGTGACCCTGGTGGCGCCGGTCAGCGTGCCGTTCTCGGCCTGGTAGACCATCGGTACGAGGGTGCCGCCGCCCGAGGCCACTCGCAGCCGGTCGAGGAGCAGTTCCTTCGAGTCACCGTTCACGGTGATCTTGTTGATGCCCCCGGACAGGAACACTCGCAGCGTGTCCGTGCCCTTCGTCTCGCCTCCCACCTGGGGGACGTCGAGTTCCTCACCGTCCAGCAGCACCTTTGCCCGGCCGCCGCCGAAGTGGTCGACGCAGACCGCCGATTCGCCGTCTGTGGGTGAGTACACCCAGAAGGTGGCGGAGGAACCCTTGGGCAGCGGCACCGTGCCCGGGCCCGAGGCGCCGGGGCGGGTGTAGTCGGGCCGGGTTCCGGTGAGGGTGGCGTACTCGGCCTCGTAGAGGGCCGGTTGGGTCGGGTGCTCGCCGCGCAGCGCCAGGTCGATCTTGTCGGTGATCGCGTCGCCCTTGGTGACGCCGAGGTCCGCATCCTGCGGGAGTTCGTAGTCGTCCGGCTCCCGCAGCTGTCCGGACTTCCGTTTGATCTCCTCATGGCGGTCCATACGCGCAAGTGCAAGGTCGGCGGTCTCACATGAGGTGAGCGCGGCCGGATCGTCCCGTACGACGGGGGGGGGAGGCTCCCCCCAGGCGCGCCGCGTGGTGGCGTCGGCAACGAGACGGCGGTGGGTGTCCAGCCAGTTACGCATCTGGGTGGGAGGTACCGCCAGGGCGTCCATGAAGACGGTGAACAGCTTCTCGGTGGTGGGGATACGTCCCTTCAGGACCAGCTGCAGGGTCGAGTGCGGCAACCGCGTCCGGCCGCCCTGGTCTCTGCCCG of Streptomyces cynarae contains these proteins:
- a CDS encoding aldo/keto reductase, which translates into the protein MRYRELGRTGLTVSEIGFGAWGLGQGAWVGADDDSAVRALHRALDLGVNLIDTARAYDRSERVVGRALRELPGGGDGVYVATKVGPKIPVSLAPSGLDVMEVFPGAHLREGLETSLRELGRDHVDLLQLHTWEDEWTGRGDWLETVGALKEEGKIRFFGISVKDHQPENVLTVLRTGVLDAVQVIYNIFEQAPSEALLPACAEYGVGVIGRVALDEGALTGSIRTGVTFPEGDWRNWYFRDDRAALVERRVDALLADLGIGVDELPSVALRFALAGQAVSTVIVGMRSLANVERNAAVAETPPLTDGQLTLLAKHRWPKNFYN
- a CDS encoding helix-turn-helix domain-containing protein, giving the protein MAGRPLSPLPDSTPPQLRALVQRLRNAKESSGKTFEVLAKDSGVSESVVRRALAGKRVPLLETMERIARACGRNEYDMAKLWHGAKAEEVLPSGARKLGPKMVTSGVEFVESMIFMRIEGGYPPLQQLEQRAGRDQGGRTRLPHSTLQLVLKGRIPTTEKLFTVFMDALAVPPTQMRNWLDTHRRLVADATTRRAWGEPPPPVVRDDPAALTSCETADLALARMDRHEEIKRKSGQLREPDDYELPQDADLGVTKGDAITDKIDLALRGEHPTQPALYEAEYATLTGTRPDYTRPGASGPGTVPLPKGSSATFWVYSPTDGESAVCVDHFGGGRAKVLLDGEELDVPQVGGETKGTDTLRVFLSGGINKITVNGDSKELLLDRLRVASGGGTLVPMVYQAENGTLTGATRVTTAYPFAAGGKAVTDIGAARANALTLDVTAERAGRHALTIRYSNGEQAPSTHYNPDPIARHADLSVNGGPARRILFPTTFHFNSFQGLTIRVTLKKGTNRLTFTAEELPDFDGDTYNEHGQRSSYAPVIDQIAVTPLAAG